The Sabethes cyaneus chromosome 1, idSabCyanKW18_F2, whole genome shotgun sequence DNA segment gaatgcaatattcaaaactATTCGACCAAGCGTCTCTCTCGGTGGTGCGACGTTGGCTCGTTACTATTCCCACATCCTACAATCGACGTGCGGCGATAATTCCACCCGGCTATTTCTACACCCAGCAAGCAGGCAGGTAGTACCTCTGATTCCGTGCAATAATCTGTTTTGGGAGCGAGATCGCAAGGGTGGATACCAAAGCACCCAACCAAAAGTATCACGATGGCAAATGATACGGGATGGAATGCGTGAATTGAAATACGAGCTGAGCCTATTTCATGAGGAGTGGAAGGAAAGATTTGCGTCCGACCCGCTGGTCGTTTTTCGACCGGGCGAAACCGATgtagtttttaattttgaatcaaaagcCGACCTGGATAAGTGGATTGTTACCACAGATAAAGACCATGGAGAAGGTTACTCAGAAGCAAAGTTTGAGCTGGGTCCTTCCGGGTTCGGCTTGTTTCACGGGAAGCTGGAGTCGCGGGTCCCAAAGGATGGTCGAATTAAACGGTCCGGATATGCTAATATTACTCGTCAACGAATCAGGGTAGGTTTGAAGTGACGTGAGAGGCCATATGAGAAATACACAttaaattttgttcattttagaAATCGTTTAAGCGTGATGCCTTCTATGAATGGGAACAGTACAACACGCTGGTGTTAAAAGTTCGCGGTGATGGTCGCTCGTATCTTATTAATCTCGCATCGGAAGGCTATTTCGACATTTTGTGGAATGATATTTATCATTACGTGCTCTACACCCGTGGCGGTCCTCATTGGCAAATCGCTCGAATTCCgttttcgaagtttttcttGGCCTCGAAGGGACGAGTGCAGGATAGTCAAGGTGCGGTACCACTAAACAGAATTAGTAGTGTAGGTTTCTCTGTAGGAGCTAAAGGCGGTCACGAAGGGCAGTTTCGGTTGGAATTCGACTACATTGGGGTGGAGTTTGATCCATTACATCGGGAGGAGTTTGCTTACGAAATGTACAAACAGCAGAAGTATATTGTGGGGacataaataaatgtttaataTAAAGGTGGAAATTGAAAACAACCTTTATCTAGGAGTCAAATTAAAACTTGAACTTTATTGCTATGATTTTT contains these protein-coding regions:
- the LOC128737034 gene encoding complex I intermediate-associated protein 30, mitochondrial, producing the protein MNAIFKTIRPSVSLGGATLARYYSHILQSTCGDNSTRLFLHPASRQVVPLIPCNNLFWERDRKGGYQSTQPKVSRWQMIRDGMRELKYELSLFHEEWKERFASDPLVVFRPGETDVVFNFESKADLDKWIVTTDKDHGEGYSEAKFELGPSGFGLFHGKLESRVPKDGRIKRSGYANITRQRIRKSFKRDAFYEWEQYNTLVLKVRGDGRSYLINLASEGYFDILWNDIYHYVLYTRGGPHWQIARIPFSKFFLASKGRVQDSQGAVPLNRISSVGFSVGAKGGHEGQFRLEFDYIGVEFDPLHREEFAYEMYKQQKYIVGT